Within Massilia endophytica, the genomic segment GATGCGCACCATGGAAGCGGCGATGGATGAACGCTTTGAGCGCTGGAAGGCAGAGCTGGATGCTGCAACGAAGATCGAAGCAGCAAACATCGCGTCCAAGGCCAAGGTTGAGGACGAAGCCACCCAGGCAGCCACGAGCGAGATTGCCAGTGAGGTGCAGCAGTAATGCCGATCTACGCGACCAAATGCCCAGCCTGCGGCAAGAAAGAGGACGTATTCCTGCCCGTGTCCCGCTACAAGGAACTACCGGAGTGCTGCGGGAAGATGGTGGAGCGCGTTATCTGCGCACCGTTCGTCGCTGCAGATATCCAGCCTTACAAGTCGATGATTACCGGCGAAATGATTACCAGCCGCAGCCAGCACCGCTCACACCTGAAGGCGC encodes:
- a CDS encoding FmdB family zinc ribbon protein, giving the protein MPIYATKCPACGKKEDVFLPVSRYKELPECCGKMVERVICAPFVAADIQPYKSMITGEMITSRSQHRSHLKAHGMVEVGNEKLPAPKKDIPEVGGLREELYARISG